The following proteins come from a genomic window of Bactrocera dorsalis isolate Fly_Bdor chromosome 6, ASM2337382v1, whole genome shotgun sequence:
- the LOC105226306 gene encoding uncharacterized protein LOC105226306 isoform X1: MLYLRCRCGSLQIRTPFPLHKPKLYSHESLHFPSKVCPSLSKAQTRSVCSTKIISARSMLLLIIVILLSVPVTLTQTAAIDELYIQPTSALHTVKKGNLTDLTAVVLVNSANNGRSDYIGYHHNVRPEVGLLTSTARTFIQEGVTTEYATQVVGTTLDSGRLYAQFLRKSSRVLYNNGHKQQQTQQAVVSPTVVTSWVGDNLQLQSKSLLESHNDLFNADLPDWQDIDDRLLNDDGNIFAGNTDFAHLSESRNKKQQEPLNNDEKKMSKLIIATLLSQNLTGVARNNTPKHLFSLHTVGNTGNQNQEFARILDVNKVMPIGDLATYTVRNPLSPSGFLAETIIEHSELSNAVNNYKNNANKLSRSPKQYYQKQIDPNGSGSSLRNEPKLLFNSQLSTITYYGFADFTTVVGESVIVFSPSSVTQNTNLGRVTSIKGEATLGGVSDNEQETTIGAIKVAMEFKVEPTQQIGSLPNLQLMGLNSNIIQSVNFVDISSEISKEDAEEILQTITTDVNDKELSLKQIKLVTTSNENIKISYFTDKLSSISDNMLGSTTAYSHPSDDEVAEIYASLSRVAASRESISSTMQTDAQSYKIDNSLLLKLPENTNKQPITNTVELVSKSVEALQSSELTHHTTTAILDITPTNTSSELQILGGATTIFYEDDPFANFVEPVVSVTKATDILNLTDIKITAQPEYGTSTLSNIQTTTEEYEDSVETTTVVSKILANITSDEYEVEESSSSSSIDTSQSVSNVSEVLQNTKIDVQEMNTNDDIVELRDCIRTSQTFLTQIAKTITQLNTLREPALAGEDEAIQYSTIETVLLPTFDILETTKFFCIKPQTAVVGATSFAIGGIKERASDWVKLEKPGLDNIDTATLAENIDGVGDGLADDDTDYITTTSANINQRDFLEYTTTDPVDNDNNNETDVYNESHSDINFNQSIYVVEDDSGEEIELIYKTLYTTYTYLTTFFNDDSSTSISSHTEVFTNIITSTLESDVDEIEPISTTKEILNTENALKLSTRDSSNNGNKVSSSSKFVLPTELETILRVGEHDIDIDKTGDASDAHTATMFLDDSKIVKTYFTTYTYYTTIFVEGETEIMSRSEVYTNYVTDAVTSTTVFEIDKQSRINSDNIASNAEMLSKLNKDTGANNIDTDTKRQRNENTQNMLNDYQRLSDSKIRAHAAILFNDDHFGFNNYTLVTDIRSSSSNGKKHIINQNQEAFFDQISSESNTDEIRPSAVLLLQTSFTTFTYYTTMYSNNATNVISRLETATDVVTETVQPTKTSSVDEVTLPITYFTTFTYWTKLAKNGEITTLSREETVSNIVTSSTISSTPIQTADVLLSNGNIFQGKQPKTEISNTDQLDKIMTVNSTNIVHNSVRNSSIDNKNIRAVFEPTTYYTTYTYYTTSYNGDRTTTDSRFETLTHVVSSANNADKTIEVAAGEPNIVRSANLVTDILSLAVSNGVTPTLEKSPNTLLYDYKRIIDADGVSTLYYRTEILATTAIDGMPSNFTSSTSSLHVDELKQALLPSSMIANSDISSVRQYKTGLVRLIEGTRIGNQTTTLYQSKVIGTFIENRYAQIIESTSSFIFETNNNMIATDGSIKPSLTLQSTDQIEATVNVVALTLQNSIVDNASNSTATNEYSKEDEENFDVDAGNEDDDEEGADGKINKERLSYQSKKRTFTPVIRPFTSRNRPQFAPKKKNGVTSSATIITRHDFTPTITATPALKSSGRFSTRKGVFTGIITTTGASAAIPNSSPPRRTFGRPIKSLSSTGSISTSNTPVILSASGFSGGRNRLTSSTRLQSSTRRAGVLVRPTSVSGNRQGFSSTYASNSRVRIKSTSLTQAGQQNTPYTESLPILTSETSGEESTTPEFQASFDENDEGFTDAARRNQNPLLRLRKPLNRATGFISASQRVVNGGSSISSIGAVSQRRNPLILRAKTTTLTSTTTTTQTPRARSIARPKVNNALGRTRPQNRLFPPRGLLQRQTNQETNEAKENKKADSTEGNVDIDDDSEYDDEDEEDNEDDVEGDNNRRRRSNIKQHKLSTGVEKSSKTDNYKIKYLSTRSKSIRVRREAETSLQRRSSLRNKFRRPKLTVSATTAEDQNYNEDIEPETPPFLTTAVTRSRTSGRFAPRYGLQHASTQAVTASATTTSTGNHHAIRPTRPSTGRAQFTLREKDTTTTTQKGLTRPGTSHFRRPQTAASSRRSSSPTISNRRKTYNNNSNLSQDAVARSTSSRARTNLSRTRTTVRGRSRNDYNVDTVVLPYDGTITITHVIPAEVTIPVINGKITEYKNVVTAKTSTEILSPQQYTTFLGSNGQTMLALTREDSSVHFGGVTEVTQYVLHESPTTTVIFTPTTIRGRKTSFSHVIPSTVYSVENVISTTQPQISPNAPLANILLSQLLLGNIGLPPANPLLGALGAAATPAPIQLGVGSLVPQLPPIPVTEYRTHTSTYVTTIFEGMSTVLPVTFQGKKILTTVYDTTAQTITATEFVTDTIVTTPTQQTHSAPQVNSLLIQQLLLQQQLQPHIEQPQLPILHSTAPHLLLSDNLQELDTNHIRLPKENDNDIAANEDYTQNNKTSRKKSRKSSKGHKRKHQSFQDEVPERSSIITLYVSGRRPGEFSTILSTVPLGSDSTIHKRQAPGDLQQTSKIYTIDDFYASDGSEYVSTYLIPQLKDDKTKKQIELNLLESGEHHLMDQQTQSLESFVGDVDTWIAKSTHSFENAVTLEKQLVPTMPLQSSDAQITEGIYLKQRSNVTGYKKIKIIF; this comes from the coding sequence GCAATCTAACAGACTTGACGGCGGTTGTGCTAGTTAATAGCGCGAATAACGGGCGCAGTGACTATATAGGGTACCATCACAATGTTCGTCCTGAAGTTGGTTTATTAACATCCACTGCACGCACATTCATACAAGAAGGTGTAACAACGGAATACGCCACACAAGTGGTCGGGACAACACTCGATAGTGGACGCTTATATGCACAATTCTTGAGAAAAAGTTCTCgagtattatataataatggccacaaacaacaacagacaCAGCAAGCAGTTGTATCACCAACAGTTGTCACCAGTTGGGTGGGTGATAATTTGCAATTACAATCCAAGTCCTTATTAGAGAGTCATAACGACCTTTTCAATGCTGACTTACCCGATTGGCAAGATATTGATGATCGTTTACTCAACGATGATGGTAATATTTTTGCTGGCAATACTGATTTTGCTCATTTAAGTGAATCAaggaataaaaaacaacaagagcCTTTAAATAACGATGAGAAAAAAATGAGCAAGTTGATAATAGCAACACTGTTATCACAAAATTTAACGGGCGTTGCTCGTAACAATACGCCAAAACATCTGTTTTCATTGCATACAGTTGGCAATACAGGAAATCAAAATCAAGAATTTGCACGAATATTAGACGTGAATAAAGTGATGCCCATCGGCGACTTGGCCACATACACTGTTCGTAATCCCCTTTCACCAAGTGGATTCCTTGCAGAAACCATTATCGAACATTCAGAACTAAGCAACGCAGtgaataattataaaaacaatgcTAACAAATTAAGCCGTTCACCGAAACAGTACTATCAAAAACAAATAGATCCTAATGGTAGTGGCAGTTCCCTGAGAAATGAACCGAAGCTACTCTTTAATAGCCAATTGTCAACAATAACGTATTATGGTTTTGCTGACTTTACAACTGTTGTTGGGGAGAGTGTGATTGTTTTTTCTCCTAGCAGCGTTACACAAAATACTAATTTAGGTCGTGTGACGTCAATTAAGGGTGAGGCAACCTTAGGAGGTGTTAGCGATAATGAACAAGAAACAACAATTGGTGCTATAAAAGTCGCTATGGAATTTAAAGTTGAACCAACTCAACAAATCGGCAGTTTGCCTAATTTACAATTAATgggtttaaattcaaatatcatACAAAGTGTAAACTTCGTTGATATTAGCagcgaaatttcaaaagaagATGCGGAGGAAATattacaaacaataacaactgaTGTTAATGATAAAGAACTatctttaaaacaaataaaattagtgACCACATCtaacgaaaatatcaaaatctcCTATTTTACGGACAAGTTATCAAGTATAAGTGATAATATGCTTGGTTCAACGACTGCATATTCCCATCCTTCAGACGATGAAGTTGCAGAAATATATGCGTCACTTTCGCGTGTAGCGGCATCACGTGAAAGTATTTCATCAACTATGCAAACAGACGCCCAATCATATAAAATAGATAATTCGTTATTATTGAAACTACCTGAAAATACTAACAAACAACCAATAACCAATACCGTTGAATTAGTTTCAAAAAGTGTAGAAGCATTGCAAAGCAGTGAACTAACGCATCACACAACTACAGCTATTTTGGATATAACGCCTACTAATACTAGCTCGGAATTACAGATATTAGGTGGTGCCACAACAATATTCTATGAAGATGATCCTTTTGCTAATTTTGTGGAGCCTGTAGTTAGCGTAACCAAGGCtacagatattttaaatttgacagATATAAAGATAACAGCACAACCAGAATACGGAACTTCAACCTTAAGTAATATACAAACAACCACCGAGGAATACGAAGATAGTGTCGAAACAACTACAGTTGTTTCCAAAATATTAGCAAATATTACTTCGGATGAATATGAAGTCGAAgaaagtagtagtagtagttctATTGATACATCTCAAAGCGTTTCAAATGTATCAGAGGTTCTTCAAAATACTAAAATAGATGTGCAGGAAATGAATACCAACGACGATATTGTTGAATTGAGAGATTGCATTAGAACATCACAAACGTTTCTCAcacaaatagcaaaaacaatcaCCCAACTAAACACTCTACGCGAGCCGGCCCTCGCAGGCGAAGATGAAGCCATACAATATTCGACAATCGAAACTGTATTACTGCCTACCTTCGACATTTTAGAAactactaaatttttttgtatcaaaCCACAGACAGCAGTTGTAGGCGCGACAAGCTTTGCCATCGGCGGTATAAAAGAAAGAGCAAGCGATTGGGTAAAGTTAGAGAAACCAGGATTAGATAATATTGACACGGCAACACTGGCCGAGAACATAGATGGTGTAGGTGATGGTCTTGCCGACGATGACACTGACTACATTACCACAACATCAGCTAATATAAATCAGAGAGACTTTTTAGAGTATACAACAACTGATCCTGTAGATAacgataataataatgaaactgATGTCTATAATGAAAGTCATAGCGACATAAATTTCAATCAGTCAATTTATGTGGTGGAAGATGATTCTGGTGAAGAGATTGAACTGATATATAAAACATTATATACGACATATACGTATTTgacaacattttttaatgatGACAGCAGTACTAGTATATCGAGTCACACAGAAGTTTTTACGAATATTATAACATCAACTTTAGAGTCCGATGTTGATGAAATCGAACCAATTTCTAccacaaaagaaatattaaatacagaGAATGCGCTTAAGCTTAGTACTCGTGATTCATCGAACAATGGTAATAAGGTTAGCAGCAGCAGTAAATTTGTACTACCGACAGAATTGGAGACTATATTGCGTGTTGGAGAGCATGATATTGATATAGATAAAACCGGAGATGCATCAGATGCACATACCGCAACCATGTTTTTGGATGATAGTAAAATAGTGAAAACTTACTTTACAACTTATACATACTATACGACTATATTTGTGGAAGGAGAAACGGAAATCATGTCTAGGTCCGAGGTATATACAAATTATGTAACGGATGCGGTAACATCCACTACTGTATTTGAGATTGACAAACAAAGTCGTATTAATAGTGATAACATTGCAAGTAATGCGGAGATGTTGTCAAAATTAAATAAGGATACTGGCGCTAATAACATTGATACTGACACTAAACGACAAAGAAATGAGAATACACAAAATATGCTAAATGACTATCAACGATTAAGTGACAGCAAAATAAGAGCACATGCAGCAATACTTTTTAATGACGACCACTTTGGCTTCAACAATTATACATTGGTGACTGATATACGTTCGAGCAGTTCGAATGGCAAAAAACATATTATCAATCAAAATCAGGAAGCCTTCTTCGATCAAATCAGCTCCGAAAGCAATACTGACGAAATTAGACCTTCAGCCGTCCTATTGTTGCAGACAAGCTTTACCACATTTACGTACTATACGACAATGTATAGCAATAATGCGACAAACGTTATAAGTCGTCTAGAAACAGCAACCGATGTCGTAACGGAAACGGTACAGCCGACTAAAACTTCAAGTGTAGATGAAGTAACATTACCCATAACATATTTCACTACTTTCACATACTGGACAAAACTGGCAAAAAATGGTGAAATCACTACACTTAGCAGAGAGGAAACCGTATCAAATATAGTAACATCTAGCACAATATCTTCAACACCCATTCAGACAGCAGATGTATTGTTAAGTAACGGGAAtattttccaaggcaaacaACCAAAGACAGAAATATCGAATACCGATCAGTTGGATAAAATTATGACTGTGAattctacaaatattgttcataATAGCGTAAGAAACTCAAGTATAGATAACAAAAACATCAGAGCGGTTTTTGAGCCAACAACTTACTATACAAcgtatacatattatacaacATCATATAATGGAGATAGGACCACAACTGACTCACGATTCGAGACTCTAACACATGTGGTTTCATCAGCAAACAATGCAGATAAAACAATTGAAGTAGCCGCAGGTGAACCTAATATTGTGAGGAGTGCTAATTTAGTGACTGATATCTTATCATTAGCTGTAAGCAACGGTGTTACGCCCACACTTGAAAAAAGTCCTAATACACTGCTCTATGACTACAAAAGGATTATTGATGCAGATGGTGTAAGTACATTGTATTATCGAACGGAAATATTAGCTACAACCGCTATTGATGGTATGCCATCGAATTTCACTAGCAGCACATCCAGTTTACACGTTGATGAATTGAAGCAAGCCCTGCTTCCAAGCAGTATGATAGCAAATTCAGATATCAGTTCGGTACGTCAGTACAAAACGGGACTTGTGCGTTTAATCGAGGGTACCCGTATTGGTAATCAGACAACTACATTATATCAATCCAAAGTTATTGGTACTTTCATTGAGAATCGGTATGCGCAAATAATTGAGAGTACATCCAGTTTTATTTTTGAGACAAATAATAATATGATAGCCACTGATGGGTCTATTAAACCGTCTCTTACTTTACAATCAACAGATCAGATAGAAGCCACAGTAAATGTTGTTGCACTAACGTTACAAAACAGCATTGTTGATAATGCTTCTAATTCTACTGCGACCAACGAGTATAGTAAAGAGGATGAAGAGAATTTCGATGTTGACGCTGGTAATGAAGATGATGATGAGGAAGGTGCTGAcggtaaaattaataaagagcGATTGTCCTATCAGTCAAAGAAGCGTACATTTACTCCAGTAATCCGCCCATTTACTTCACGCAATCGTCCTCAATTCGcgccaaaaaagaaaaacggtGTTACGAGTAGTGCGACAATTATAACACGACATGATTTCACACCAACAATAACTGCGACACCTGCACTTAAGTCTAGCGGGCGCTTTAGCACTCGTAAGGGTGTATTTACAGGCATAATAACAACCACAGGTGCTTCCGCTGCTATACCAAACAGTTCACCGCCGCGCCGCACTTTCGGGCGCCCGATCAAATCATTATCTTCCACTGGCAGTATCAGTACATCAAATACACCAGTAATTTTGTCTGCAAGCGGTTTTAGTGGGGGCCGAAACCGTCTGACATCGTCGACACGATTACAATCATCGACACGACGTGCCGGAGTTTTAGTGCGACCTACATCTGTTTCAGGCAATCGGCAAGGGTTTTCTAGCACTTATGCTAGTAACTCTCGTGTACGTATTAAATCTACAAGCTTAACTCAGGCTGGTCAACAAAATACCCCATACACAGAGAGTTTACCTATTTTGACATCCGAGACGAGTGGTGAGGAGTCAACTACTCCAGAATTTCAAGCGAGTTTTGATGAAAATGACGAAGGATTTACAGATGCAGCCCGCCGCAATCAAAATCCTTTGTTACGCCTTCGAAAACCGTTAAATAGGGCGACTGGTTTTATTTCAGCTAGTCAGCGTGTAGTAAACGGAGGGAGTAGCATTTCTTCTATTGGCGCTGTTTCACAACGTCGAAATCCTTTAATATTACGAGCTAAAACGACGACTCTTACAAGTACTACAACAACGACGCAAACACCACGGGCACGAAGTATAGCGAGACCTAAAGTCAACAATGCACTAGGTAGAACGCGGCCACAAAATAGACTTTTTCCACCACGTGGTCTGTTACAGAGACAAACAAATCAAGAAACTAATGAagccaaagaaaataaaaaagctgaCAGTACAGAAGGCAATGTTGATATCGATGATGATTCCGAGTATGATGACGAGGATGAAGAAGACAATGAAGATGATGTCGAAGGAGATAATAACCGTCGTAGGCGTTCTAATATTAAGCAACATAAATTATCAACCGGAGTTGAAAAATCCTCCAAAACTGataactataaaataaaatatttatctacAAGATCGAAATCGATACGTGTACGTCGTGAAGCTGAAACTTCATTACAAAGGCGAAGTAGTCTTCGAAATAAATTCAGGCGTCCAAAGTTAACGGTTTCAGCTACTACTGCCGAAGATCAAAATTATAATGAAGATATTGAGCCGGAAACGCCACCTTTCTTAACTACAGCGGTAACTCGTTCACGAACAAGTGGGCGTTTTGCACCACGCTATGGCTTGCAACACGCCAGTACCCAAGCCGTTACAGCATCGGCCACTACTACAAGTACAGGAAATCACCATGCTATCAGACCAACACGCCCCTCTACTGGTCGAGCTCAATTCACGCTACGTGAAAAAGATACAACCACAACAACTCAAAAAGGTTTGACACGTCCAGGAACTAGCCACTTTCGACGTCCACAGACAGCAGCCTCATCAAGACGTTCGTCTTCTCCAACGATTAGCAATAGGCGgaaaacatacaacaacaatagcaatttGTCACAAGATGCAGTTGCACGTAGCACGTCTTCACGTGCCCGTACCAACTTAAGTCGCACACGTACAACGGTGCGTGGACGCAGTCGTAACGATTACAATGTTGATACTGTTGTACTACCATATGATGGCACTATTACTATTACACATGTTATACCAGCCGAAGTAACTATACCTGTCATTAATGGTAAAATTactgaatataaaaatgttgtgaCAGCTAAAACGAGCACGGAGATTTTGTCTCCTCAGCAATATACCACTTTTCTGGGTAGTAATGGACAAACTATGTTGGCATTGACCCGAGAAGATTCAAGCGTGCATTTCGGTGGAGTTACTGAGGTTACACAGTACGTACTTCATGAGTCGCCGACGACAACCGTTATCTTTACACCCACTACAATACGTGGCCGCAAAACATCCTTTTCACACGTAATACCATCAACAGTTTATTCAGTGGAAAATGTTATTTCAACAACTCAGCCACAAATTTCACCAAACGCGCCGTTGGCAAACATATTATTATCGCAGTTGCTGCTCGGAAATATAGGTTTACCACCGGCTAATCCATTACTTGGAGCATTAGGGGCGGCAGCAACACCTGCACCTATTCAGTTAGGTGTAGGTAGTTTAGTACCGCAATTACCACCCATACCGGTTACTGAATATCGCACgcatacatctacatatgttaCAACAATTTTCGAAGGTATGTCTACCGTCTTACCCGTTACATTCCAGGGCAAAAAGATATTGACTACGGTCTACGATACAACTGCGCAAACAATAACAGCTACTGAGTTTGTGACAGATACTATTGTTACAACACCGACACAACAAACGCATTCCGCACCACAGGTCAATAGCTTGCTGATACAACAACTATTATTGCAGCAACAACTACAGCCACACATTGAACAGCCACAGCTACCAATACTACATTCCACGGCACCGCATCTACTATTAAGTGATAATTTGCAAGAACTTGATACGAACCATATACGACTTCCTAAAGAAAATGATAATGACATAGCAGCTAACGAGGATTATacgcaaaataataaaactagcCGAAAGAAATCGCGAAAGTCCAGTAAAGGACATAAGCGTAAACATCAATCATTCCAAGATGAAGTGCCAGAGCGTTCTAGTATAATAACATTGTATGTATCCGGCCGCCGACCCGGTGAGTTTAGTACAATTTTAAGTACCGTACCACTTGGCTCTGACTCCACAATACACAAACGCCAGGCTCCTGGTGATCTACAGCAAACTTCCAAAATTTATACAATCGATGATTTTTACGCATCTGATGGCAGTGAATATGTGTCGACATATCTAATACCGCAATTGAAGGATGATAAGACGAAGAAACAGattgaattaaatttacttgaaaGTGGTGAACATCATTTGATGGACCAGCAAACGCAATCGCTAGAGAGTTTTGTCGGCGATGTGGATACATGGATTGCGAAAAGTACGCACTCATTTGAAAACGCAGTAACACTTGAAAAACAATTAGTGCCCACTATGCCGCTGCAAAGCAGTGACGCTCAAATTACAGAGGGTATTTATCTTAAGCAAAGGTCGAATGTGACCGgatataaaaagataaaaataattttttaa